One window of the Cryptomeria japonica chromosome 7, Sugi_1.0, whole genome shotgun sequence genome contains the following:
- the LOC131059673 gene encoding protein CDC73 homolog, translating into MDSLTVLRDFTTRGELEKIKLSGDEFLFGDEYHFPCNIETAYRANQGSFYTLESLVFFVKNSHLKHAEYIQQVHSHKLQRVSLPERKTLLDYLESKVASTDAIELVIKPPVEEYHPEEPNFGAQNGFFSKRIRLDEIQEVNQNQNDPPLNYDIEMIKAIEKPLIDREALLECKNKNFESIIEVASKKDEERKIHFQATPGRGVKRSSDDKGFWKDTHDLGIDTTQSFINSRQKDGAKMGYPFSRGTNKSSSSISLIKGCGEGVPIIIVPSASQTLLNMYNAKDFLEDGVYYTPDSKAKDMVKKPECVTIQKKINKDKGVSTFEIRDKPSAFSIEDWSRVVAVFVLGKDWQFKDWPFKDHIEIFNKLIGFYLRFEDDSVESAKVVKQWNVRIISLSKHRRHQDKAAALEIWDRLEEFMRSRRSNSNF; encoded by the exons ATGGATTCCCTCACAGTTCTACGCGACTTCACAACCCGAGGCGAGTTGGAAAAAATCAAGCTTTCTGGGGACGAATTCCTCTTCGGCGATGAATACCACTTTCCCTGTAACATCGAAACCGCTTACAGAGCCAATCAGGGCAGTTTTTACACTCTGGAATCCCTAGTCTTCTTCGTAAAAAACAGCCATCTGAAGCACGCGGAATACATCCAACAGGTACACAGCCACAAGCTTCAACGTGTCTCCTTGCCCGAGCGGAAAACGCTTCTCGACTACCTGGAAAGCAAGGTTGCTTCGACAGACGCTATAGAACTCGTCATCAAACCACCCGTCGAAGAATACCACCCAGAGGAACCCAACTTTGGTGCCCAAAATGGGTTTTTCAGCAAAAGGATTCGATTAGATGAAATCCAAGAggtaaatcaaaatcaaaatgaccCACCTCTAAATTACGACATTGAGATGATAAAAGCAATAGAAAAACCCTTGATAGATAGAGAAGCCCTTCTCGAATGTAAAAATAAGAATTTCGAGAGCATAATTGAAGTGGCTAGTAAAAAGGATGAAGAAAGGAAAATCCATTTTCAGGCAACCCCTGGCAGGGGAGTCAAAAGATCCTCCGACGATAAAGGGTTTTGGAAAGACACCCATGACCTGGGCATTGATACAACACAGTCATTCATAAACAGCAGACAGAAAGATGGGGCAAAAATGGGCTATCCTTTTTCCAGGGGTACAAATAAAAGTAGTAGTAGTATTAGTCTGATTAAGGGTTGTGGTGAAGGAGTTCCAATAATTATTGTGCCCAGTGCATCTCAGACCCTTTTGAACATGTACAATGCAAAAGACTTTTTGGAGGATGGGGTTTACTATACACCTGATTCGAAGGCTAAGGATATGGTGAAGAAGCCAGAGTGCGTTACTATACAGAAGAAGATCAATAAAGATAAAGGGGTTTCTACATTTGAGATCAGGGATAAGCCCTCTGCATTCTCAATTGAGGATTGGAGCAGGGTTGTAGCGGTGTTTGTGCTGGGGAAGGACTGGCAGTTTAAGGACTGGCCTTTTAAGGACCATATTGAGATCTTCAATAAGC TTATTGGATTTTACCTCCGCTTTGAAGATGATAGTGTTGAATCTGCAAAAGTGGTAAAACAGTGGAATGTGAGGATCATATCG CTTAGCAAACATAGGCGACATCAGGACAAGGCTGCAGCTTTGGAAATTTGGGATAGGCTGGAAGAATTCATGCGATCAAGGAGGTCTAACTCTAATTTTTGA